In one window of Porites lutea chromosome 8, jaPorLute2.1, whole genome shotgun sequence DNA:
- the LOC140946558 gene encoding uncharacterized protein has protein sequence IDLLPSSLSLKRITIDFEKALWSAIGQLLPDVDIRGCAFHMTQALWRKVQELGLQSAYCNDPGTHRFLRKMMALPYLPDQEIEPMFHRLERQAPTPTLQEFSQYVKSTWIESRIWPTSSWSVFMQSVRTNNDLEGWHRGLNSRASGKSGLPFYLLVKFLYREARLTSLQMRLVSERKLKRIQRRQFRNLQTKIFNLWEEFRNGERSAKQLLSAISYLIAPSQ, from the exons ATTGACTTGCTACCAAGTTCCCTTTCGTTGAAGAGGATTACGATAGACTTTGAAAAGGCTCTTTGGTCCGCAATAGGCCAGTTACTACCTGATGTGGACATCAGAGGTTGTGCCTTTCATATGACCCAAGCACTGTGGAGAAAG gTTCAAGAGCTCGGGTTACAGAGTGCGTACTGCAACGATCCCGGTACCCATAGATTTCTACGAAAAATGATGGCCTTGCCCTACTTACCGGACCAGGAGATTGAACCGATGTTCCACCGGCTAGAGAGGCAAGCTCCCACTCCCACTCTTCAGGAATTCTCCCAATACGTGAAGTCAACATGGATCGAGAGCAGAATATGGCCAACGTCCTCCTGGTCCGTTTTTATGCAATCTGTTCGGACCAACAACGACTTAGAAGGCTGGCACCGGGGTTTAAACAGTCGGGCATCAGGCAAGTCTGGGCTACCATTCTACTTGTTAGTAAAATTTCTGTATAGAGAGGCAAGGTTGACATCCCTTCAGATGAGACTCGTTTCGGAGCGCAAGCTAAAACGAATTCAGCGTAGACAATTCCGGAATCTCCAAACCAAGATCTTTAACCTATGGGAGGAATTTAGGAACGGAGAGAGAAGCGCAAAGCAACTCCTAAGTGCGATCTCTTATCTTATTGCACCCAGCCAGTGA